A single region of the Musa acuminata AAA Group cultivar baxijiao chromosome BXJ1-11, Cavendish_Baxijiao_AAA, whole genome shotgun sequence genome encodes:
- the LOC103971238 gene encoding protein SPA1-RELATED 2-like isoform X3 has product MKCGWRHFVRCWKPDNAFCLWMGANWLTTFLTGRSIFGPMEGTTDINYSMDSLEVDPLQFKENDHLSEQTRSYNLLESPPPATIPVINWSEHISRLRSTEFNLESLVSQSVHCDSESLYRYESSYNNPPSNYHRDMVKELTLRNYKSRSLSVVGCYHSEEDFPQEDSKEMLYRTRSLLSENSPTFTKQVDAGNSFLPQVSIQTPPLSRQFGQNFSELSGLGDKYILSDNHAFIDYTGAAQDCNPQDSGFELFSVTNALKGKGVASRCPDDVNFQTYADQNDQLTAQTAPVGFQRSCVKSYCLSPLATIGESLLGIHEEGISLRSFLKPQSSLNKVERLHMFKLIVDLISSLHSQGFILKHLCPSHFVMLQSKQVKYVGPLIPQGQMELLEGKREPDVDHLNLKNSLKRRWNLVDGREFNETLLTKHQKVCEQFISPSHTGVLKGEVGKEFDPQNFQIENSICEVSGRLQTGGASKSHNFPVILELSSGGHYAVSDVLKLEERWYASPEELNEGSCSSSSNIYSLGVLLFELFCHFESQKAHCVAMSNLHHRILPPSFLSEHPKEAGICLWMLHPDPSSRPKISDILLCDIFRKDREASIMEQLSTSVDCELSKADLLLHFLLALKEKKDKQTAKLMEDLGCVKADLEEIKSRHFSTEHVHKDWFLQTNSADMLGAYTCKEPLHMNLRSGLSAMSTDGIISTMKNFGLLETAYFSMSSKSEHPDISSIVRQDIDVLRLKNQLCSAKNDASPSYMEKEPSDQRGSFFEGLRKYARYKRFEVHGSLRYTNILNSANVICSLSFDQNEEYFAAAGASKKIKVFEFGALINSTVDIHYPVIEMPSKSKHSCVCWNGYIRNYLASTDYGGVVQLWDASTGQGFHRYSEHQKRAWSVDFSSEAPTKLASGSDDCSVKLWSIHEKNCIKTIKNVANVCCVQFSSHSSHLLGFGSADYRIYCYDLRNTRIPWCTLAGHGKTVSYIKFLDCDTIVSASTDNTLKLWDLKKTTASGLSTNACSLTMTGHTNEKNFVGLSVCDGYVLCGSETNEVYAYQKTFPMPITSHKFGYIDPITGHEIADDNGQFVSSVCWKRTSNMALAANSSGCIKLLQMV; this is encoded by the exons ATGAAATGTGGATGGAGACATTTCGTCCGATGTTGGAAACCTGATAATGCCTTCTGTTTGTGGATG ggAGCCAATTGGCTTACAACTTTTTTGACTGGAAGAAGCATATTTGGACCGATGGAGGGCACGACTGACATTAACTACTCTATGGATAGTTTAGAAGTAGATCCTCTGCAGTTCAAAGAAAATGATCACCTATCAGAGCAAACCAGAAGTTACAATTTACTTGAATCACCTCCTCCGGCAACTATTCCGGTGATCAATTGGTCTGAGCACATTTCTCGTTTGAGGTCTACTGAGTTTAACTTGGAATCGTTGGTTAGTCAAAGTGTTCACTGTGATTCGGAATCACTATATAGGTATGAATCATCATACAACAACCCACCTTCAAACTACCATCGAGACATGGTCAAAGAATTGACCCTGAGAAACTACAAGAGCCGAAGCCTGTCTGTAGTTGGTTGCTACCACAGTGAGGAAGATTTCCCACAAGAGGACTCGAAAGAAATGTTGTATAGAACAAGATCTTTGTTATCTGAAAATTCACCAACATTCACTAAACAAGTGGATGCTGGCAATTCCTTTTTGCCCCAAGTCAGCATCCAGACGCCTCCTTTAAGCAGACAATTTGGTCAGAATTTTTCAGAATTATCTGGTCTCGGTGACAAATACATTCTCTCAGACAATCATGCATTTATAGACTATACTGGTGCTGCACAAGATTGCAACCCGCAAGACTCTGGATTTGAACTGTTCTCAGTCACGAATGCATTGAAAGGGAAGGGAGTTGCATCGAGATGTCCAGATGATGTTAATTTTCAAACTTATGCTGATCAAAATGATCAATTGACAGCACAGACAGCTCCTGTTGGTTTCCAAAGATCCTGTGTTAAATCTTATTGCTTGTCTCCACTTGCTACCATCGGTGAGAGTTTATTGGGAATTCATGAAGAAGGAATTAGCTTAAGAAGTTTCCTTAAACCTCAAAGCAGCTTAAATAAAGTGGAGAGACTGCACATGTTCAAGCTGATCGTGGATCTCATTAGTAGCTTGCATTCTCAAGGATTTATTCTGAAGCATTTATGTCCATCACATTTTGTTATGTTGCAATCAAAACAAGTTAAATATGTAGGCCCACTCATTCCCCAAGGTCAAATGGAACTGTTAGAAGGCAAAAGAGAGCCAGATGTGGATCATTTGAATTTGAAGAACTCTTTAAAAAGGAGATGGAACTTGGTAGACGGAAGAGAGTTCAATGAAACTCTATTAACTAAGCATCAGAAAGTGTGTGAGCAATTCATATCTCCAAGCCATACTGGTGTCTTAAAAGGAGAAGTCGGTAAAGAGTTTGACCcacaaaattttcaaattgaaaATTCTATCTGTGAAGTTTCGGGCAGGCTGCAAACTGGTGGAGCATCCAAGTCCCATAATTTTCCTGTAATTTTGGAGTTATCTTCTGGTGGCCATTATGCAGTGTCCGATGTTCTGAAATTGGAGGAGAGGTGGTATGCTAGTCCTGAGGAGCTAAATGAGGGTTCCTGCTCTTCTTCATCAAATATCTACAGTCTTGGGGTTCTTCTTTTTGAG CTCTTCTGCCATTTTGAATCACAGAAAGCCCATTGTGTTGCAATGTCTAATCTGCATCATCGAATTCTTCCACCAAGTTTTTTATCAGAACATCCCAAGGAGGCTGGCATCTGTCTCTGGATGCTTCATCCAGACCCTTCTTCCAGGCCAAAAATAAG TGATATTCTGCTATGTGACATATTTCGTAAAGATAGAGAAGCATCAATTATGGAGCAATTATCCACATCTGTTGATTGCGAACTTTCAAAAGCAGATTTGTTGTTGCATTTTCTATTagcattaaaagaaaagaaagacaagcagACTGCCAAGCTGATGGAAGACCTTGGTTGCGTCAAAGCAGACCTAGAAGAAATAAAAAGCAGGCACTTCTCAACAGAACATGTTCATAAAGATTGGTTCTTGCAGACAAATTCTGCTGATATGTTAGGTGCATACACTTGCAAAGAACCACTACATATGAATTTAAGATCTGGATTGTCCGCAATGAGCACAGATGGAATAATCTCAACAATGAAGAACTTTGGTCTACTTGAAACTGCATACTTTTCCATGAGCTCTAAATCTGAGCATCCTGATATCAGCTCAATAGTTCGCCAAGATATAGATGTTCTAAGGCTCAAAAATCAATTATGTTCAGCTAAAAATGATGCAAGTCCCTCGTATATGGAAAAGGAGCCTTCTGACCAACGAGGATCCTTCTTTGAAGGTTTACGCAAGTATGCTCGTTATAAAAGATTTGAAGTTCATGGAAGTTTAAGATATACAAATATTCTCAACTCTGCAAATGTCATCTGCTCTTTGAGCTTTGACCAGAACGAAGAATACTTTGCTGCTGCTGGAGCgtcaaaaaaaattaaagtatttGAGTTTGGTGCTCTTATAAATTCTACTGTTGACATTCATTATCCAGTAATTGAGATGCCGAGTAAATCAAAGCACAGTTGTGTTTGTTGGAATGGCTACATCAGGAACTATTTAGCCTCAACAGATTATGGTGGTGTGGTTCAG TTATGGGATGCTAGCACTGGTCAAGGATTTCATCGGTACTCTGAGCACCAAAAAAGGGCATGGTCTGTTGATTTTTCATCAGAAGCTCCAACTAAGCTCGCAAGTGGAAGTGATGATTGCTCTGTGAAACTTTGGAGCATTCATGAA AAAAATTGCATCAAGACTATCAAGAATGTTGCCAATGTATGCTGTGTACAGTTCTCATCACATTCGTCTCATCTACTGGGCTTTGGTTCTGCTGATTACCGAATTTACTGCTATGATCTACGTAATACCAGGATTCCCTGGTGTACTTTGGCTGGCCATGGAAAGACTGTAAGCTACATCAAATTTCTAGATTGTGATACCATTGTATCTGCATCTACTGATAATACCTTAAAGCTTTGGGATCTCAAGAAGACAACTGCATCTGGTTTGTCCACAAATGCCTGTAGCTTGACCATGACTGGTCATACTAATGAGAAG AACTTTGTAGGCTTATCTGTTTGTGATGGGTACGTTTTATGTGGTTCCGAAACTAATGAA GTGTATGCATATCAGAAAACTTTTCCAATGCCAATAACATCACACAAGTTTGGGTATATTGACCCTATTACTGGCCATGAAATTGCTGATGATAACGGACAGTTTGTTTCGAGTGTCTGCTGGAAAAGAACATCAAATATGGCTCTTGCTGCAAATTCCAGTGGCTGCATAAAGTTGTTGCAAATGGTCTAG
- the LOC103971238 gene encoding protein SPA1-RELATED 2-like isoform X1, producing MKCGWRHFVRCWKPDNAFCLWMGANWLTTFLTGRSIFGPMEGTTDINYSMDSLEVDPLQFKENDHLSEQTRSYNLLESPPPATIPVINWSEHISRLRSTEFNLESLVSQSVHCDSESLYRYESSYNNPPSNYHRDMVKELTLRNYKSRSLSVVGCYHSEEDFPQEDSKEMLYRTRSLLSENSPTFTKQVDAGNSFLPQVSIQTPPLSRQFGQNFSELSGLGDKYILSDNHAFIDYTGAAQDCNPQDSGFELFSVTNALKGKGVASRCPDDVNFQTYADQNDQLTAQTAPVGFQRSCVKSYCLSPLATIGESLLGIHEEGISLRSFLKPQSSLNKVERLHMFKLIVDLISSLHSQGFILKHLCPSHFVMLQSKQVKYVGPLIPQGQMELLEGKREPDVDHLNLKNSLKRRWNLVDGREFNETLLTKHQKVCEQFISPSHTGVLKGEVGKEFDPQNFQIENSICEVSGRLQTGGASKSHNFPVILELSSGGHYAVSDVLKLEERWYASPEELNEGSCSSSSNIYSLGVLLFELFCHFESQKAHCVAMSNLHHRILPPSFLSEHPKEAGICLWMLHPDPSSRPKIRNLYRTMFKKQLFYKAFFNVDDSDILLCDIFRKDREASIMEQLSTSVDCELSKADLLLHFLLALKEKKDKQTAKLMEDLGCVKADLEEIKSRHFSTEHVHKDWFLQTNSADMLGAYTCKEPLHMNLRSGLSAMSTDGIISTMKNFGLLETAYFSMSSKSEHPDISSIVRQDIDVLRLKNQLCSAKNDASPSYMEKEPSDQRGSFFEGLRKYARYKRFEVHGSLRYTNILNSANVICSLSFDQNEEYFAAAGASKKIKVFEFGALINSTVDIHYPVIEMPSKSKHSCVCWNGYIRNYLASTDYGGVVQLWDASTGQGFHRYSEHQKRAWSVDFSSEAPTKLASGSDDCSVKLWSIHEKNCIKTIKNVANVCCVQFSSHSSHLLGFGSADYRIYCYDLRNTRIPWCTLAGHGKTVSYIKFLDCDTIVSASTDNTLKLWDLKKTTASGLSTNACSLTMTGHTNEKNFVGLSVCDGYVLCGSETNEVYAYQKTFPMPITSHKFGYIDPITGHEIADDNGQFVSSVCWKRTSNMALAANSSGCIKLLQMV from the exons ATGAAATGTGGATGGAGACATTTCGTCCGATGTTGGAAACCTGATAATGCCTTCTGTTTGTGGATG ggAGCCAATTGGCTTACAACTTTTTTGACTGGAAGAAGCATATTTGGACCGATGGAGGGCACGACTGACATTAACTACTCTATGGATAGTTTAGAAGTAGATCCTCTGCAGTTCAAAGAAAATGATCACCTATCAGAGCAAACCAGAAGTTACAATTTACTTGAATCACCTCCTCCGGCAACTATTCCGGTGATCAATTGGTCTGAGCACATTTCTCGTTTGAGGTCTACTGAGTTTAACTTGGAATCGTTGGTTAGTCAAAGTGTTCACTGTGATTCGGAATCACTATATAGGTATGAATCATCATACAACAACCCACCTTCAAACTACCATCGAGACATGGTCAAAGAATTGACCCTGAGAAACTACAAGAGCCGAAGCCTGTCTGTAGTTGGTTGCTACCACAGTGAGGAAGATTTCCCACAAGAGGACTCGAAAGAAATGTTGTATAGAACAAGATCTTTGTTATCTGAAAATTCACCAACATTCACTAAACAAGTGGATGCTGGCAATTCCTTTTTGCCCCAAGTCAGCATCCAGACGCCTCCTTTAAGCAGACAATTTGGTCAGAATTTTTCAGAATTATCTGGTCTCGGTGACAAATACATTCTCTCAGACAATCATGCATTTATAGACTATACTGGTGCTGCACAAGATTGCAACCCGCAAGACTCTGGATTTGAACTGTTCTCAGTCACGAATGCATTGAAAGGGAAGGGAGTTGCATCGAGATGTCCAGATGATGTTAATTTTCAAACTTATGCTGATCAAAATGATCAATTGACAGCACAGACAGCTCCTGTTGGTTTCCAAAGATCCTGTGTTAAATCTTATTGCTTGTCTCCACTTGCTACCATCGGTGAGAGTTTATTGGGAATTCATGAAGAAGGAATTAGCTTAAGAAGTTTCCTTAAACCTCAAAGCAGCTTAAATAAAGTGGAGAGACTGCACATGTTCAAGCTGATCGTGGATCTCATTAGTAGCTTGCATTCTCAAGGATTTATTCTGAAGCATTTATGTCCATCACATTTTGTTATGTTGCAATCAAAACAAGTTAAATATGTAGGCCCACTCATTCCCCAAGGTCAAATGGAACTGTTAGAAGGCAAAAGAGAGCCAGATGTGGATCATTTGAATTTGAAGAACTCTTTAAAAAGGAGATGGAACTTGGTAGACGGAAGAGAGTTCAATGAAACTCTATTAACTAAGCATCAGAAAGTGTGTGAGCAATTCATATCTCCAAGCCATACTGGTGTCTTAAAAGGAGAAGTCGGTAAAGAGTTTGACCcacaaaattttcaaattgaaaATTCTATCTGTGAAGTTTCGGGCAGGCTGCAAACTGGTGGAGCATCCAAGTCCCATAATTTTCCTGTAATTTTGGAGTTATCTTCTGGTGGCCATTATGCAGTGTCCGATGTTCTGAAATTGGAGGAGAGGTGGTATGCTAGTCCTGAGGAGCTAAATGAGGGTTCCTGCTCTTCTTCATCAAATATCTACAGTCTTGGGGTTCTTCTTTTTGAG CTCTTCTGCCATTTTGAATCACAGAAAGCCCATTGTGTTGCAATGTCTAATCTGCATCATCGAATTCTTCCACCAAGTTTTTTATCAGAACATCCCAAGGAGGCTGGCATCTGTCTCTGGATGCTTCATCCAGACCCTTCTTCCAGGCCAAAAATAAG AAACTTATACAGGACAATGTTCAAGAAGCAACTTTTTTATAAAGCTTTTTTTAATGTGGATGACAGTGATATTCTGCTATGTGACATATTTCGTAAAGATAGAGAAGCATCAATTATGGAGCAATTATCCACATCTGTTGATTGCGAACTTTCAAAAGCAGATTTGTTGTTGCATTTTCTATTagcattaaaagaaaagaaagacaagcagACTGCCAAGCTGATGGAAGACCTTGGTTGCGTCAAAGCAGACCTAGAAGAAATAAAAAGCAGGCACTTCTCAACAGAACATGTTCATAAAGATTGGTTCTTGCAGACAAATTCTGCTGATATGTTAGGTGCATACACTTGCAAAGAACCACTACATATGAATTTAAGATCTGGATTGTCCGCAATGAGCACAGATGGAATAATCTCAACAATGAAGAACTTTGGTCTACTTGAAACTGCATACTTTTCCATGAGCTCTAAATCTGAGCATCCTGATATCAGCTCAATAGTTCGCCAAGATATAGATGTTCTAAGGCTCAAAAATCAATTATGTTCAGCTAAAAATGATGCAAGTCCCTCGTATATGGAAAAGGAGCCTTCTGACCAACGAGGATCCTTCTTTGAAGGTTTACGCAAGTATGCTCGTTATAAAAGATTTGAAGTTCATGGAAGTTTAAGATATACAAATATTCTCAACTCTGCAAATGTCATCTGCTCTTTGAGCTTTGACCAGAACGAAGAATACTTTGCTGCTGCTGGAGCgtcaaaaaaaattaaagtatttGAGTTTGGTGCTCTTATAAATTCTACTGTTGACATTCATTATCCAGTAATTGAGATGCCGAGTAAATCAAAGCACAGTTGTGTTTGTTGGAATGGCTACATCAGGAACTATTTAGCCTCAACAGATTATGGTGGTGTGGTTCAG TTATGGGATGCTAGCACTGGTCAAGGATTTCATCGGTACTCTGAGCACCAAAAAAGGGCATGGTCTGTTGATTTTTCATCAGAAGCTCCAACTAAGCTCGCAAGTGGAAGTGATGATTGCTCTGTGAAACTTTGGAGCATTCATGAA AAAAATTGCATCAAGACTATCAAGAATGTTGCCAATGTATGCTGTGTACAGTTCTCATCACATTCGTCTCATCTACTGGGCTTTGGTTCTGCTGATTACCGAATTTACTGCTATGATCTACGTAATACCAGGATTCCCTGGTGTACTTTGGCTGGCCATGGAAAGACTGTAAGCTACATCAAATTTCTAGATTGTGATACCATTGTATCTGCATCTACTGATAATACCTTAAAGCTTTGGGATCTCAAGAAGACAACTGCATCTGGTTTGTCCACAAATGCCTGTAGCTTGACCATGACTGGTCATACTAATGAGAAG AACTTTGTAGGCTTATCTGTTTGTGATGGGTACGTTTTATGTGGTTCCGAAACTAATGAA GTGTATGCATATCAGAAAACTTTTCCAATGCCAATAACATCACACAAGTTTGGGTATATTGACCCTATTACTGGCCATGAAATTGCTGATGATAACGGACAGTTTGTTTCGAGTGTCTGCTGGAAAAGAACATCAAATATGGCTCTTGCTGCAAATTCCAGTGGCTGCATAAAGTTGTTGCAAATGGTCTAG
- the LOC103971238 gene encoding protein SUPPRESSOR OF PHYA-105 1-like isoform X2 gives MKCGWRHFVRCWKPDNAFCLWMGANWLTTFLTGRSIFGPMEGTTDINYSMDSLEVDPLQFKENDHLSEQTRSYNLLESPPPATIPVINWSEHISRLRSTEFNLESLVSQSVHCDSESLYRYESSYNNPPSNYHRDMVKELTLRNYKSRSLSVVGCYHSEEDFPQEDSKEMLYRTRSLLSENSPTFTKQVDAGNSFLPQVSIQTPPLSRQFGQNFSELSGLGDKYILSDNHAFIDYTGAAQDCNPQDSGFELFSVTNALKGKGVASRCPDDVNFQTYADQNDQLTAQTAPVGFQRSCVKSYCLSPLATIGESLLGIHEEGISLRSFLKPQSSLNKVERLHMFKLIVDLISSLHSQGFILKHLCPSHFVMLQSKQVKYVGPLIPQGQMELLEGKREPDVDHLNLKNSLKRRWNLVDGREFNETLLTKHQKVCEQFISPSHTGVLKGEVGKEFDPQNFQIENSICEVSGRLQTGGASKSHNFPVILELSSGGHYAVSDVLKLEERWYASPEELNEGSCSSSSNIYSLGVLLFELFCHFESQKAHCVAMSNLHHRILPPSFLSEHPKEAGICLWMLHPDPSSRPKIRTMFKKQLFYKAFFNVDDSDILLCDIFRKDREASIMEQLSTSVDCELSKADLLLHFLLALKEKKDKQTAKLMEDLGCVKADLEEIKSRHFSTEHVHKDWFLQTNSADMLGAYTCKEPLHMNLRSGLSAMSTDGIISTMKNFGLLETAYFSMSSKSEHPDISSIVRQDIDVLRLKNQLCSAKNDASPSYMEKEPSDQRGSFFEGLRKYARYKRFEVHGSLRYTNILNSANVICSLSFDQNEEYFAAAGASKKIKVFEFGALINSTVDIHYPVIEMPSKSKHSCVCWNGYIRNYLASTDYGGVVQLWDASTGQGFHRYSEHQKRAWSVDFSSEAPTKLASGSDDCSVKLWSIHEKNCIKTIKNVANVCCVQFSSHSSHLLGFGSADYRIYCYDLRNTRIPWCTLAGHGKTVSYIKFLDCDTIVSASTDNTLKLWDLKKTTASGLSTNACSLTMTGHTNEKNFVGLSVCDGYVLCGSETNEVYAYQKTFPMPITSHKFGYIDPITGHEIADDNGQFVSSVCWKRTSNMALAANSSGCIKLLQMV, from the exons ATGAAATGTGGATGGAGACATTTCGTCCGATGTTGGAAACCTGATAATGCCTTCTGTTTGTGGATG ggAGCCAATTGGCTTACAACTTTTTTGACTGGAAGAAGCATATTTGGACCGATGGAGGGCACGACTGACATTAACTACTCTATGGATAGTTTAGAAGTAGATCCTCTGCAGTTCAAAGAAAATGATCACCTATCAGAGCAAACCAGAAGTTACAATTTACTTGAATCACCTCCTCCGGCAACTATTCCGGTGATCAATTGGTCTGAGCACATTTCTCGTTTGAGGTCTACTGAGTTTAACTTGGAATCGTTGGTTAGTCAAAGTGTTCACTGTGATTCGGAATCACTATATAGGTATGAATCATCATACAACAACCCACCTTCAAACTACCATCGAGACATGGTCAAAGAATTGACCCTGAGAAACTACAAGAGCCGAAGCCTGTCTGTAGTTGGTTGCTACCACAGTGAGGAAGATTTCCCACAAGAGGACTCGAAAGAAATGTTGTATAGAACAAGATCTTTGTTATCTGAAAATTCACCAACATTCACTAAACAAGTGGATGCTGGCAATTCCTTTTTGCCCCAAGTCAGCATCCAGACGCCTCCTTTAAGCAGACAATTTGGTCAGAATTTTTCAGAATTATCTGGTCTCGGTGACAAATACATTCTCTCAGACAATCATGCATTTATAGACTATACTGGTGCTGCACAAGATTGCAACCCGCAAGACTCTGGATTTGAACTGTTCTCAGTCACGAATGCATTGAAAGGGAAGGGAGTTGCATCGAGATGTCCAGATGATGTTAATTTTCAAACTTATGCTGATCAAAATGATCAATTGACAGCACAGACAGCTCCTGTTGGTTTCCAAAGATCCTGTGTTAAATCTTATTGCTTGTCTCCACTTGCTACCATCGGTGAGAGTTTATTGGGAATTCATGAAGAAGGAATTAGCTTAAGAAGTTTCCTTAAACCTCAAAGCAGCTTAAATAAAGTGGAGAGACTGCACATGTTCAAGCTGATCGTGGATCTCATTAGTAGCTTGCATTCTCAAGGATTTATTCTGAAGCATTTATGTCCATCACATTTTGTTATGTTGCAATCAAAACAAGTTAAATATGTAGGCCCACTCATTCCCCAAGGTCAAATGGAACTGTTAGAAGGCAAAAGAGAGCCAGATGTGGATCATTTGAATTTGAAGAACTCTTTAAAAAGGAGATGGAACTTGGTAGACGGAAGAGAGTTCAATGAAACTCTATTAACTAAGCATCAGAAAGTGTGTGAGCAATTCATATCTCCAAGCCATACTGGTGTCTTAAAAGGAGAAGTCGGTAAAGAGTTTGACCcacaaaattttcaaattgaaaATTCTATCTGTGAAGTTTCGGGCAGGCTGCAAACTGGTGGAGCATCCAAGTCCCATAATTTTCCTGTAATTTTGGAGTTATCTTCTGGTGGCCATTATGCAGTGTCCGATGTTCTGAAATTGGAGGAGAGGTGGTATGCTAGTCCTGAGGAGCTAAATGAGGGTTCCTGCTCTTCTTCATCAAATATCTACAGTCTTGGGGTTCTTCTTTTTGAG CTCTTCTGCCATTTTGAATCACAGAAAGCCCATTGTGTTGCAATGTCTAATCTGCATCATCGAATTCTTCCACCAAGTTTTTTATCAGAACATCCCAAGGAGGCTGGCATCTGTCTCTGGATGCTTCATCCAGACCCTTCTTCCAGGCCAAAAATAAG GACAATGTTCAAGAAGCAACTTTTTTATAAAGCTTTTTTTAATGTGGATGACAGTGATATTCTGCTATGTGACATATTTCGTAAAGATAGAGAAGCATCAATTATGGAGCAATTATCCACATCTGTTGATTGCGAACTTTCAAAAGCAGATTTGTTGTTGCATTTTCTATTagcattaaaagaaaagaaagacaagcagACTGCCAAGCTGATGGAAGACCTTGGTTGCGTCAAAGCAGACCTAGAAGAAATAAAAAGCAGGCACTTCTCAACAGAACATGTTCATAAAGATTGGTTCTTGCAGACAAATTCTGCTGATATGTTAGGTGCATACACTTGCAAAGAACCACTACATATGAATTTAAGATCTGGATTGTCCGCAATGAGCACAGATGGAATAATCTCAACAATGAAGAACTTTGGTCTACTTGAAACTGCATACTTTTCCATGAGCTCTAAATCTGAGCATCCTGATATCAGCTCAATAGTTCGCCAAGATATAGATGTTCTAAGGCTCAAAAATCAATTATGTTCAGCTAAAAATGATGCAAGTCCCTCGTATATGGAAAAGGAGCCTTCTGACCAACGAGGATCCTTCTTTGAAGGTTTACGCAAGTATGCTCGTTATAAAAGATTTGAAGTTCATGGAAGTTTAAGATATACAAATATTCTCAACTCTGCAAATGTCATCTGCTCTTTGAGCTTTGACCAGAACGAAGAATACTTTGCTGCTGCTGGAGCgtcaaaaaaaattaaagtatttGAGTTTGGTGCTCTTATAAATTCTACTGTTGACATTCATTATCCAGTAATTGAGATGCCGAGTAAATCAAAGCACAGTTGTGTTTGTTGGAATGGCTACATCAGGAACTATTTAGCCTCAACAGATTATGGTGGTGTGGTTCAG TTATGGGATGCTAGCACTGGTCAAGGATTTCATCGGTACTCTGAGCACCAAAAAAGGGCATGGTCTGTTGATTTTTCATCAGAAGCTCCAACTAAGCTCGCAAGTGGAAGTGATGATTGCTCTGTGAAACTTTGGAGCATTCATGAA AAAAATTGCATCAAGACTATCAAGAATGTTGCCAATGTATGCTGTGTACAGTTCTCATCACATTCGTCTCATCTACTGGGCTTTGGTTCTGCTGATTACCGAATTTACTGCTATGATCTACGTAATACCAGGATTCCCTGGTGTACTTTGGCTGGCCATGGAAAGACTGTAAGCTACATCAAATTTCTAGATTGTGATACCATTGTATCTGCATCTACTGATAATACCTTAAAGCTTTGGGATCTCAAGAAGACAACTGCATCTGGTTTGTCCACAAATGCCTGTAGCTTGACCATGACTGGTCATACTAATGAGAAG AACTTTGTAGGCTTATCTGTTTGTGATGGGTACGTTTTATGTGGTTCCGAAACTAATGAA GTGTATGCATATCAGAAAACTTTTCCAATGCCAATAACATCACACAAGTTTGGGTATATTGACCCTATTACTGGCCATGAAATTGCTGATGATAACGGACAGTTTGTTTCGAGTGTCTGCTGGAAAAGAACATCAAATATGGCTCTTGCTGCAAATTCCAGTGGCTGCATAAAGTTGTTGCAAATGGTCTAG